One window of the Methanorbis furvi genome contains the following:
- a CDS encoding PINc/VapC family ATPase, which produces MILVPDTSVVIDGRVTALIEQGEYRGATIIIPEAVFAELEAQANQGREIGFSGLAELQKLCRLKDEGLINLEYVGQRPRLDQVKLAGGGEIDSMIRDVAITHKATFITSDYVQAEVARAKGINVIFLRPEVTDNFSPLLIDEFFDENTFAVYLKERVAPYARKGNIRESRLATIRETPSTEHELRAIAQECLERAKRHPDGFVEVEMPGVTVSQIGSMRITTTRPPFSDGIEITIVRPTREVSFDSYNFAAALKERLNIGNGGMLIVGTPGSGKSTLEQNIATYLSGENYIVKTIESPRDLMVPDKITQYTALDGSIAATGEVLTLLRPDYVIFDEMRRSEELAVFADLRLSGIRVIGGLHARSAPDALIRLASLVDLNLIPQIVATVVFVKEGDITDLYSVSTVFGVPAALERIGDPQVRPIVRFTNIITGVIAAEAFRYEGEVTVTSGGGVHPAETVSAPAQSAKPQTKVVNAPAVAASAAAPAKEIADDDYDGDSDEGDENSLRTPPAVHSMPTYEVTEDNPAWLVLEKEIQKEISRFTEGEIVVRMINDTKAAVYIEDTDVPAAIGKAGKNIAAVVSKVGVGIDVRPLSDLPGREVSTPAASSVNQTGAFKIRSEKKQLALICPEYSGKIVDLFSGKEYLFTATVDARGEIHLARNSSIAMEMIRRYGAGEELKIRPVD; this is translated from the coding sequence CCTGATAGAACAGGGCGAATATCGTGGCGCAACGATAATTATACCCGAAGCCGTCTTCGCCGAACTCGAAGCACAGGCCAATCAGGGAAGAGAAATAGGGTTCTCCGGTCTTGCAGAACTACAAAAACTCTGCAGACTCAAAGACGAAGGACTCATCAATCTGGAATATGTCGGGCAGCGCCCAAGACTCGATCAGGTCAAACTCGCCGGTGGGGGAGAGATTGACAGCATGATCCGCGATGTTGCAATCACGCACAAAGCAACCTTCATCACCAGCGACTACGTTCAGGCAGAGGTCGCACGTGCAAAAGGAATCAACGTCATCTTCCTGCGGCCGGAAGTCACTGACAACTTCTCACCGCTCTTAATCGACGAATTTTTTGATGAAAACACCTTTGCCGTATACCTCAAGGAACGCGTCGCACCCTACGCACGCAAAGGCAACATCCGTGAATCAAGACTCGCCACCATTCGCGAAACCCCGTCAACCGAACACGAACTGCGGGCAATCGCACAGGAGTGTCTCGAACGCGCCAAACGTCACCCTGACGGATTCGTCGAAGTTGAAATGCCGGGCGTTACCGTGTCCCAGATCGGCTCCATGCGGATCACCACCACCCGCCCGCCGTTCTCCGACGGTATCGAAATAACCATCGTCCGACCAACCCGCGAAGTCTCCTTTGACTCCTACAACTTTGCCGCAGCACTCAAAGAACGGCTGAATATCGGCAACGGCGGAATGCTCATCGTCGGAACACCGGGATCAGGAAAATCCACACTCGAGCAGAACATCGCAACCTACCTCTCCGGCGAAAACTACATCGTCAAAACCATCGAGTCGCCCCGCGACCTCATGGTGCCCGACAAGATCACGCAGTACACCGCCCTTGACGGAAGCATCGCCGCAACCGGCGAGGTGCTCACCCTCCTTCGACCCGACTACGTCATCTTTGACGAAATGCGCAGATCCGAAGAGCTCGCAGTCTTTGCCGACCTCAGACTCTCCGGCATCCGCGTAATCGGCGGACTGCACGCACGAAGCGCACCCGACGCACTCATCAGGCTTGCAAGCCTCGTTGACCTCAACCTTATCCCGCAGATCGTCGCAACAGTCGTCTTCGTCAAAGAAGGCGACATCACCGACCTCTACAGCGTCAGTACCGTCTTCGGCGTCCCGGCAGCCCTTGAAAGAATCGGCGACCCGCAGGTCAGACCGATTGTCCGGTTCACCAACATCATCACCGGCGTCATTGCCGCAGAAGCATTCCGCTACGAAGGCGAAGTAACCGTCACCTCGGGCGGAGGAGTCCACCCGGCAGAGACAGTGTCCGCACCTGCGCAGTCTGCAAAACCGCAGACAAAAGTGGTCAATGCCCCGGCAGTTGCAGCGAGTGCAGCAGCTCCTGCAAAGGAAATCGCTGACGACGACTATGACGGCGACAGTGACGAAGGAGATGAAAACAGCCTTCGCACACCACCGGCGGTTCACTCAATGCCGACCTACGAAGTAACCGAAGACAACCCTGCATGGCTCGTCCTCGAAAAAGAGATCCAAAAAGAGATCTCACGCTTCACCGAAGGCGAGATCGTGGTTCGGATGATCAACGACACCAAAGCCGCAGTCTACATCGAAGACACCGACGTTCCCGCAGCAATCGGCAAAGCAGGCAAAAACATCGCAGCTGTTGTCAGTAAAGTCGGTGTCGGTATTGATGTTCGCCCACTAAGCGACCTGCCGGGACGGGAGGTCTCTACCCCGGCCGCATCCTCCGTAAACCAGACGGGTGCGTTTAAGATTCGCAGTGAGAAAAAGCAGCTCGCTCTCATATGCCCCGAGTACAGCGGCAAAATTGTCGACCTCTTCTCAGGCAAAGAGTACCTGTTCACCGCAACGGTTGATGCCCGCGGTGAGATCCACCTCGCAAGAAAC